In the Mya arenaria isolate MELC-2E11 chromosome 11, ASM2691426v1 genome, one interval contains:
- the LOC128208529 gene encoding P2X purinoceptor 7-like yields the protein MASMDNNNADSSNNYEDSSSDDENQLNLDDLNIQAYRFEPQRDTDDENSETDGDTDEESLQDHNIIGNDRVGNVGAWCLCGCCSDMQKEIDCLCCRELVAINGKENNEQIQLDCICNHPKFSTLCLDRDVLGVAAITVSAMMGTFLPVPVTDTFFRLTAYRQFTLWIYGKLGRHNRRVVPACVVNKVRFQFPNLDGRDNFVGFEEAN from the exons ATGGCTTCTATGGACAACAATAACGCCGATAGTTCAAATAATTACGAAGATTCTTCGTCTGATGATGAAAACCAATTGAATTTAGATGATTTAAACATACAGGCATATCGCTTTGAACCGCAGCGAGATACAGACGACGAGAATTCCGAAACTGATGGGGATACTGACGAAGAAAGTTTGCAAGACCATAATATTATTGGAAATGATCGAGTTGGCAACGTTGGAGCCTGGTGCCTATGCGGATGTTGTTCAGATATGCAGAAAGAGATTGACTGTTTATGTTGCCGTGAATTGGTTGCAATAAATGGAAaggaaaataatgaacaaattcAGCTTGATTGCATATGTAACCACCCGAAGTTCTCTACCCTCTGTCTGGATAGAGATGTTTTGGGAGTAGCAGCCATAACTGTATCTGCAATGATGGGAACATTTCTACCAGTGCCAGTAACTGACAC tttttttcgGTTGACGGCGTATAGACAATTTACGCTGTGGATCTATGGCAAATTGGGTCGACATAACAGAAGAGTGGTGCCAGCTTGTGTTGTAAACAAGGTTCGCTTCCAGTTCCCTAACCTTGATGGAAGAGACAATTTTGTGGGGTTCGAAGAGGCAAACTGA